CGTCGTCGAGGACCGCTTCGCGGTAGCTGATCCGGCCGGTCTCCTGGGACGTGGCGGTGTCCATGTTTCGGGGCTCCCCTCGGGCGCTGACGATCGGCGTGCGCGATCGTCCCGAGCCTAACGCGCGCGCCTCCCGCTCCCCTCGTACGCCTGTGCGCGCCCGTGCGCCCGCGTGCGGCGTCCAGGGGACGGGCATCCCTTCCTGGAGGGGACGGCGTGGAGGGGGAGGTGTGCCGTGCACGGACCGGCCCTGTCCGGGTGGCTGATGGTCGCGCTGTGCGCGGCGACGGGCGTGTACTGCCTGCTGCGCATGCGGGCCTGCGCCGGTGAGGAGCGGAAGGCCGCGGGCGGCGAGGCGCTGATGGGCTTCGGGATGGCGGCCATGGCGCTGCCCGCCGCGGTCCTGACCCCGCCGGAGTGGGTTCTTGCGGGGTACGCGGCGGTGTTCGGCGCGGCGGCGCTGCACGGTCTGCTCGCGGTGCGGCGCGGCGGCCACCATCTGCACCATCTGGTGGGTTCGCTCGCCATGGTCTACATGACGGCGGCGATGGCGGCGCCCGGCACGCCGGGGGCGCACGCGGGGCACACGGCGGGGCCCGCGGGGGGCATACCCGTGCTGACGGGCGGGCTGCTCCTCTATTACGTGGCGTACGTGCTCCGCTCCGGGGCGCGGCTCGTCCCGGTGGCGGCGACGGCCGGCGGCCCGGGTCCGGCCTGGGCGACCCGGCCGGAGCTGACGCTGGCCTGCCGGCTCTCGATGGCGCTCGCGATGCTGGCGATGCTGGTGACCCTGTGAGGGGGCGCTGAAGAGATCCGGCCCGGTGCCGGCGCGTTCCGGCCAACCAAACCGTGGCGTACGTCACTTGCCGTCCCCGCCCATACCCCGGCGCGTACCGCACTCATAGGCTGACGCCATGTGGGTCTCCCTCGCGCTGTTCCTGCTCGGCGTCCTGACCGCCCTCGCGGCCCCCCGGCTGCTGTCCCGGGCCGACTGGGTGGAGCGAGAACCCGTGGTGGCCCTGTGGGTGTGGCAGTGCGTGGTGGCCACCGTGCTGCTGAGCTTCGCGCTCTCCATGACGTTCAGCGCGTCCGCCGCCTGGCAGGCCGTGCGGCGGCCGGTCTTCGCGGGCGCCCCGCGCGCGGTGGTCGACGCGTACGAACTCGGCACCTCCGGGCCCTGGTCCGCGGTGCTCGCGGTGGTCCTGGCGGCCGGCGGGCTCTGGTCCGGGGCGATGCTGGGCCGGGAGATCGGCCAAGCCCGCGCCCGGCGCCGGCAGCGCCGCTGCGAGCTGCTCGTCCGCGCACCCCTGCTGCCCGGGGAGCTGCCGGGCAGCGAGCGGCTCGTCGTCCTGGAGGGCGAGCGGGCGGGCGCCTGGTGGATGGCGGGCTCCACTCCGCGACTGGTCATCACGACCGCGGCGCTCCGGCGGTTGAAGGGGCGTCAGCTGGACGCGGTCCTGGCGCACGAGCAGGGCCACGCCCGGGCCCGGCACGACTGGCTGCTGCACAGCTCGGGGGCGCTGGCCGCCGGGTTCCCGGGGATCCCGGTCTTCGCGGCCTTCCGCGAGGAGATGCACCGGCTGGTGGAACTGGCCGCCGACGACGTGGCCTCGCGCCGCTTCGGGCGGCTGACGATCGCGCTCGCGCTGGTCGAACTGAACGAGGACCGGGGTGTGTTCGGTCCCGGCCCGGCCCCTTCGGCCGATCTGCCGCAGCGGGTGAACCGGCTGCTCACCGCCGCGCCCCGGCTCACCGCCGGACGCCGGCTGCGGCTGACGGCGGCCGCGTCCCTGGTGCCCGTGATCCCCGTGCTCGTGGCCTTCGTCCCGGCGCTCCGCGCGCTGGGATAGCGGCGGGTGACGGCACGCACGACGGACGAGGGCCCGAAGGCCGAGCCCTCGGCGCCCGCGGCGGAGGGGGCCGCGACGGCCGAGCCCACGACGCGCACGGCCGCCGAGGCCCCGGCGGCGACGCGCGCCGGTCGTCGGGAGGACGGCCGGGCGCCGATCGTCGGGCAGGATCGGCGCATGCGCACCTCCGCCCTGGTCTCCGGGGTCCTGGCCCTGACTCTGCTCGTGCTCGTCGCCGTGGGGTGGGCGCCGCTGCTCTCCTTCGACCGGTCGGTCGCGGAGGCCCTCCACCGCAGCGCGGTCGCCCACCCCGGGTTCACCCACCTCAACCGCGTCCTCACCGACTGGGTGTGGGACCCGTGGACGATGCGCGCCCTGGCCGCCGGCGCCGCGGTGCTGCTGTGGTGGCGGCGGGACCGGCGGGCGGCGCTGTGGGTGGCCGGGACGAGCCTGCTGGCCGTCGGGCTCCAGCAGGCCCTCAAGGAACTGGTGGGACGCGACCGCCCGTACTGGACCGACCCCGTCGACTCCGCGCGGTACGCGGCCTTCCCGTCGGGGCACGCCATGACGGCGACGGTCACCTGCGGGCTGCTGCTGTGGGTCCTCGCCCTGCATTGGCGGGAGGAGTGGCGCGGCTGGGGGGCCCTGGCGGGCGCCGCCGTCGTCTCGGTGCTCGGGGTCGGCTGGACACGGGTCTACCTGGGCGTGCACTGGCCCTCGGACGTCGTCGAGGGCTGGCTGCTCGGCTGGTGCTGTGTGGCCGCGGCGGTGCTCACGTACCGGTGGAGCGAGCGGCGCGTCGCCGCCCGCCACTCCCCCGAGGGCGAGGACGGCGGGAGCAGAATGGGAGAAAGACGATGAAGCCGCCTGTTCTGGACGATCCCCCGTGTCGCCCAGAACAGACGGCATCCCCGGCGGTATGCCACACGGGCATGCCGACGGGATGCGCCGAGTATATTGGCCGGCAGCCAGTCAACGCAGGAGTCCAGCATGTCCCCGCGTAGCCCATCGGTCAATGAAGAGCTTCGACGCCGGTCGCGGGAGCGGATTCTCCAGGCCACCGTGGACCTCGTCGACGCCCACGGCTACGAGGCGACCACGCTCGGCGACATAGCGGAGCGGGCCGGTACGGCGCGGGGGCTGATCTCGTACTACTTCCCCGGCAAGCACGTGCTGCTCCAGGCCGCTGTGCACCGGCTGATGCACCTGACCCTGGAGGAGGCGCTCGAACGGGAACCGCGGACGGAGGACGGCCGCGAGCGTCTCGCCCGCGCGATCGACGCCGTCCTGGGGCTCGCGGTGACGCGGCCCACCCTGATGCGGACGCACATGGCGGGCATCCTGCAGGCCGACGGGTTCGTGCAGTGCGAGGAGCAGCAGCGCCTGGCCTTCCTCCTCCGGGACACGGTCGCGCGGTACGGCTCCACGGACGTGGACACGGACTATCCGATGCTGCGCGCCCTGCTGATGGGCGCGGTGGTGGCGGTGCTGCTGCCGGGGGCCCCGATGCCGCACGCGCGCCTGCGGTCGGAGCTGTTCCACCGGTACGGCCTGGACTGGGAGGCGGGCACGCCGCCGGACGGGGGTCCGCCCGACGGCGCGCCGCGGTCGTGAAGCGGTGATCGGCCCGGGAAGGTGACCGGTCCTAGAAGTCGTCGAAGTAGTCCGGCTGGGTCTGGACGTTGAGCTCGTCCATCCGGATCCGCTTCGCCGGGTCCGTACGACGGTCGGAGAGCTTCAGGACGTCGAAGCCCTTCGCGATGTCGTTCGAGTAGATGTGGCCGTTGTAGTAGTACGCGGACCAGGAGCCGCCCGTGGCGATGGTGGTGGCGGACAGCGGGCCGCGCTCGAAGTAGGCGATCTCCTTCGGGGCGGTCGAGTCGGTGAAGTCCCAGACGGAGACACCGCCCTGGTACCAGGCCTGGACCATCAGGTCCTTGCCCTTGACCGGGATCAGCGAGCCGTTGTGGGCGACGCAGTTCTCGGTGTCGGCCTGGTGGCGCGGGATCTTGAAGTAGCTGCGGAAGACGAGCTTGCGCTGGTCGCCCTTGCCGACGATGTCGTAGATGCCGTCGGCACCCCGGTTCGGGCCGACCACGGCGTTGCAGGTGGCGCCGCCGCCACCGCCGAGCTCGTCGGTGAAGACGACCTTGTTCGCCTTCTGGTTGAAGGTCGCGGAGTGCCAGAACGCGAAGTTGACGTTGTCCTGGACCTGGTCGATGACCCTCGGGTGCTCGGGGTCCTTGATGTCGAAGAGGATGCCGTCACCCATGCAGGCGCCGGCCGCGAGGTCCTTGCCCGGCAGGACGGTGATGTCGTGGCAGCCGGTGGTCTTGGAGACGCCCGGGTTGGTGGGCCCGCCCGGGTTGCCGCCGCCGTCCGGGCCCTCGCCCGGGAAGAGGACGGGGAAGTTGACGACCGCCGCCTGCTCGGGAGCCTTGCGCGGGACCTTGATGACGGAGATGCCGTCGTGCGGGGGCTGGCAGTCCGGGAAGGCCGCGTTGGGCGAGTAGGAGGAGACGTAGATGTACACGTTCTTGCCCTTGGGCAGGATCGTGTGGGTGTGGGAACCGCAGGCGGTCTCGACGGCCGCGACGTACTTCGGGTTGGCGATGTCGCTGATGTCGAAGATCTTCATGCCCTCCCAGGATTCCTTGACCGAGGCGGGCTGCGTCGTGCTGGCGCACGAGTTGTCGCTCCGGGAGGAGTCGGTCGAGAGGAAGAGCAGGTTCCCGGAGAC
This is a stretch of genomic DNA from Streptomyces sp. R44. It encodes these proteins:
- a CDS encoding DUF5134 domain-containing protein, coding for MHGPALSGWLMVALCAATGVYCLLRMRACAGEERKAAGGEALMGFGMAAMALPAAVLTPPEWVLAGYAAVFGAAALHGLLAVRRGGHHLHHLVGSLAMVYMTAAMAAPGTPGAHAGHTAGPAGGIPVLTGGLLLYYVAYVLRSGARLVPVAATAGGPGPAWATRPELTLACRLSMALAMLAMLVTL
- a CDS encoding phosphatase PAP2 family protein, which produces MRTSALVSGVLALTLLVLVAVGWAPLLSFDRSVAEALHRSAVAHPGFTHLNRVLTDWVWDPWTMRALAAGAAVLLWWRRDRRAALWVAGTSLLAVGLQQALKELVGRDRPYWTDPVDSARYAAFPSGHAMTATVTCGLLLWVLALHWREEWRGWGALAGAAVVSVLGVGWTRVYLGVHWPSDVVEGWLLGWCCVAAAVLTYRWSERRVAARHSPEGEDGGSRMGERR
- a CDS encoding M56 family metallopeptidase, which encodes MWVSLALFLLGVLTALAAPRLLSRADWVEREPVVALWVWQCVVATVLLSFALSMTFSASAAWQAVRRPVFAGAPRAVVDAYELGTSGPWSAVLAVVLAAGGLWSGAMLGREIGQARARRRQRRCELLVRAPLLPGELPGSERLVVLEGERAGAWWMAGSTPRLVITTAALRRLKGRQLDAVLAHEQGHARARHDWLLHSSGALAAGFPGIPVFAAFREEMHRLVELAADDVASRRFGRLTIALALVELNEDRGVFGPGPAPSADLPQRVNRLLTAAPRLTAGRRLRLTAAASLVPVIPVLVAFVPALRALG
- a CDS encoding LVIVD repeat-containing protein, whose amino-acid sequence is MTSLRTPRTTSDTRDPRARFRRLGVASAAAGLLATLLAAGPAAATPDPGDAGPAQGAVSSQQAAEARSAIQSGEIPGVDEIVHSDNIEHLANVPKDALKSLNTDLAFQGKYAFAGNYDGFRIYDISNPKEPKTVAQVLCPGSQNDISVSGNLLFLSTDSSRSDNSCASTTQPASVKESWEGMKIFDISDIANPKYVAAVETACGSHTHTILPKGKNVYIYVSSYSPNAAFPDCQPPHDGISVIKVPRKAPEQAAVVNFPVLFPGEGPDGGGNPGGPTNPGVSKTTGCHDITVLPGKDLAAGACMGDGILFDIKDPEHPRVIDQVQDNVNFAFWHSATFNQKANKVVFTDELGGGGGATCNAVVGPNRGADGIYDIVGKGDQRKLVFRSYFKIPRHQADTENCVAHNGSLIPVKGKDLMVQAWYQGGVSVWDFTDSTAPKEIAYFERGPLSATTIATGGSWSAYYYNGHIYSNDIAKGFDVLKLSDRRTDPAKRIRMDELNVQTQPDYFDDF
- a CDS encoding TetR/AcrR family transcriptional regulator, encoding MSPRSPSVNEELRRRSRERILQATVDLVDAHGYEATTLGDIAERAGTARGLISYYFPGKHVLLQAAVHRLMHLTLEEALEREPRTEDGRERLARAIDAVLGLAVTRPTLMRTHMAGILQADGFVQCEEQQRLAFLLRDTVARYGSTDVDTDYPMLRALLMGAVVAVLLPGAPMPHARLRSELFHRYGLDWEAGTPPDGGPPDGAPRS